The nucleotide window GCACCTGCGCCACTTCGTAACGCTGGACTACGGGTTGGTCGCCGTGAACGAGACGCTGCTGGAGGGCGCCAAGGAAGAGCGCGCGCGTCTGCTGCGCGACCGCGATCTCCCCATCATCGTTCCGTTTCCGGCGCCCCACGCCCAGATCGAGGGCGGCGAGGCGTACGTGGCGCGCCTGGTGAAAGAGCACATCGGTTTCTATGTGAAGT belongs to bacterium and includes:
- a CDS encoding V-type ATP synthase subunit F, whose protein sequence is MFRLAVITDPETATGFRLAGAEVREAGTPAEALEHLRHFVTLDYGLVAVNETLLEGAKEERARLLRDRDLPIIVPFPAPHAQIEGGEAYVARLVKEHIGFYVKLR